In Streptomyces sp. NBC_00091, the following proteins share a genomic window:
- a CDS encoding MerR family transcriptional regulator, which produces MGRVAELADVSVRTLHHYDEIGLVRPSARTAAGYRAYSAGDVERLREVLAYRRLGFGLREVAELVGDSSTDAVAHLRRLRGLLLERRDRADAMVASIDRELEARAKGLKVTPEEQLEMLGAQLYDKIGGAYTATRRTDPRIAAQIRDALGDAQTVLNVGAGTGSYEPADRDVTAVEPSAVMRGQRPAGSAPCVAAAAESLPFEDHSFDVAMAVSTVHHWGDPIAGLREMRRVARRVVVLTFDTDEPGWQDRFWLTRDYLPEFAGVLAGFPSLAGMADAIGASAQPVPIPWDCADGLFEAYWRRPEAYLEDHVRRAMSVWTRVGPQAEQRAVRSLGDDLDSGRWAERNSDLADLDAADLGLRLLMA; this is translated from the coding sequence GTGGGGCGCGTGGCCGAGCTGGCCGACGTGAGCGTCCGCACGCTGCATCACTATGACGAGATCGGGCTCGTTCGGCCGTCGGCGCGGACCGCGGCCGGGTACCGGGCCTATTCGGCGGGCGACGTGGAGCGGCTGAGGGAGGTGCTGGCCTATCGGCGGCTGGGCTTCGGGCTGCGGGAGGTTGCGGAACTGGTCGGCGACTCGTCCACCGACGCGGTCGCGCACCTGCGCCGACTGCGCGGCCTGCTGCTGGAGCGGCGTGATCGCGCTGACGCCATGGTGGCGTCCATCGACAGGGAACTCGAGGCACGGGCGAAGGGACTGAAGGTGACACCGGAGGAGCAACTGGAGATGCTCGGTGCACAGCTGTACGACAAGATCGGCGGCGCCTACACCGCGACACGGCGTACCGATCCGCGGATCGCCGCGCAGATCCGGGACGCGCTCGGGGACGCGCAGACGGTGCTGAACGTCGGTGCCGGCACCGGCTCCTACGAGCCTGCTGATCGTGACGTGACCGCGGTGGAGCCGTCGGCGGTCATGCGGGGGCAGCGGCCTGCCGGCTCGGCTCCGTGCGTGGCCGCCGCCGCGGAGAGCCTGCCGTTCGAGGACCACTCCTTCGACGTTGCGATGGCCGTCTCCACCGTCCACCACTGGGGGGACCCGATAGCGGGGCTGCGCGAGATGCGGCGCGTGGCCCGCCGTGTGGTGGTGCTCACGTTCGATACCGACGAGCCCGGATGGCAGGACCGGTTCTGGCTTACCCGCGACTACCTGCCCGAGTTCGCCGGCGTCCTCGCAGGATTTCCCTCGCTTGCCGGGATGGCCGACGCGATCGGCGCCAGCGCCCAGCCGGTGCCCATCCCGTGGGACTGCGCCGACGGCCTGTTCGAGGCGTACTGGCGCCGACCGGAGGCGTACCTGGAGGATCACGTGCGCCGCGCGATGTCGGTATGGACGAGAGTCGGTCCGCAGGCCGAACAGCGGGCGGTACGAAGCCTCGGCGACGACCTCGACTCCGGCCGGTGGGCCGAGCGCAACAGCGACCTCGCCGACCTCGACGCGGCAGATCTCGGCCTCCGCCTACTCATGGCTTGA
- a CDS encoding GNAT family N-acetyltransferase — protein MHEVKLSDGVITLSPLRLDDVEAHLTGEDELLVRWLNGGPSTREGVEEYFQHCWEQWDTAGPLRAFGIRVAADEALAGTIDLRFAGEGLTPGQVNVAYGLYPSWRGRGLATRAVILASQYAASEGGEEAVIQVEPENPASAAVARRAGFTPGKQPHSKDDTRFDWYIRDLCVAPQ, from the coding sequence ATGCATGAAGTGAAGCTGTCCGACGGGGTCATCACTCTGTCTCCGCTGCGCCTTGACGATGTGGAGGCGCATCTCACGGGGGAGGATGAGCTGCTGGTTCGCTGGCTGAACGGCGGCCCCAGCACGCGCGAGGGCGTTGAAGAGTACTTCCAGCACTGCTGGGAACAGTGGGACACTGCCGGGCCACTCCGCGCTTTCGGAATCCGGGTAGCCGCCGACGAGGCGCTCGCAGGCACGATCGACTTGCGGTTCGCAGGGGAGGGCTTGACTCCCGGCCAGGTGAATGTCGCCTACGGCCTCTATCCGTCCTGGAGGGGGCGTGGCCTGGCTACCCGCGCGGTCATCCTGGCGTCCCAGTACGCGGCCAGTGAGGGCGGGGAGGAGGCGGTGATCCAGGTCGAGCCGGAGAATCCCGCATCCGCCGCCGTCGCGCGGCGGGCAGGATTCACCCCCGGCAAGCAGCCGCACAGCAAGGACGACACACGGTTCGACTGGTACATCCGGGACCTGTGCGTCGCTCCCCAGTGA
- a CDS encoding FAD-dependent monooxygenase — protein sequence MPNKEILICGAGIAGPALAYWLRKGGFTVTIVERAPTPRPGGQTVDLRGAGRAVIERMGLMDQVRAESVDQRGLALVDTAGRTTARLPADSFGGEGIVSEIEILRGDLARLLYEATLPDTEYLFDDTITEIDQDADGVTVTFEKAAPRRFALVVGADGPHSVVRALAFGPERDFVHPIDLYTAWFTALDDLDLDGWFLMHNAPGGLVVSARPGRLPGEIKAGFSFRTPPLAYDRRDIAAQQELVARRFAHVGWETPRLLRAMRTAPDFLFDSMGQVRLDSWSRGRVALLGDAGYCATPLTGLGTSLALVGAYVLAGELAAAEGDHGVAFYRYDTAMRPYVSQAQQLPPGGAAGYAPSGRLGIRLRDLSMRSMTRWPMRNLLAAQFAKAGDIALPEYSLAADIRDRPQPQVSERVDRVERIPDGLDAPHQMSVRAED from the coding sequence ATGCCGAACAAGGAGATACTTATCTGCGGTGCTGGCATCGCAGGGCCCGCGCTGGCGTACTGGCTACGCAAGGGAGGCTTCACGGTCACGATCGTGGAGCGCGCGCCGACACCCCGGCCGGGCGGGCAGACCGTGGACCTGCGCGGCGCCGGCCGCGCCGTGATCGAACGGATGGGCCTGATGGACCAGGTCAGGGCGGAGAGCGTGGACCAGCGCGGCCTCGCCCTCGTCGACACCGCCGGCCGGACCACCGCCCGACTGCCAGCCGACAGCTTCGGCGGCGAGGGGATCGTCTCCGAGATCGAGATCCTCCGCGGCGACCTCGCCCGTCTGCTGTACGAGGCCACCCTGCCGGACACGGAGTACCTCTTCGACGACACCATCACCGAGATCGATCAGGACGCGGACGGGGTCACCGTCACCTTCGAGAAGGCCGCGCCGCGCCGGTTCGCGCTCGTCGTCGGCGCGGACGGGCCGCACTCGGTGGTGCGCGCGCTGGCCTTCGGCCCGGAGCGGGACTTCGTTCACCCGATCGACCTCTACACGGCCTGGTTCACCGCCCTCGACGACCTGGACCTCGACGGCTGGTTCCTGATGCACAACGCGCCCGGCGGCCTGGTCGTCTCCGCCCGGCCCGGCCGCCTCCCCGGCGAGATCAAGGCCGGCTTCAGCTTCCGCACACCACCGCTCGCCTACGACCGCCGCGATATCGCCGCCCAACAGGAGCTCGTAGCCCGGCGCTTCGCCCACGTCGGCTGGGAGACCCCACGCCTGCTGCGGGCGATGCGCACCGCCCCGGACTTCCTCTTCGACTCCATGGGTCAAGTCCGCCTCGACAGCTGGTCGCGCGGCCGCGTGGCGCTGCTCGGCGACGCCGGATACTGCGCGACCCCGCTGACCGGCCTCGGGACCAGCCTTGCCCTGGTCGGCGCCTACGTCCTGGCCGGTGAACTCGCCGCTGCCGAGGGCGATCACGGTGTCGCCTTCTACCGCTACGACACGGCGATGCGCCCGTACGTGAGCCAGGCGCAGCAGCTGCCGCCCGGCGGAGCCGCCGGGTACGCACCGTCGGGCCGGCTCGGCATCCGGCTGCGCGACCTCTCGATGCGGTCGATGACCCGCTGGCCGATGCGGAACCTGCTCGCCGCGCAGTTCGCCAAGGCCGGGGACATCGCACTGCCGGAGTACAGTCTCGCCGCGGACATACGGGATCGGCCCCAACCACAGGTCAGCGAACGTGTAGACAGGGTCGAGCGCATACCAGACGGCCTCGACGCGCCCCACCAGATGAGCGTCAGGGCAGAGGACTGA
- a CDS encoding TetR/AcrR family transcriptional regulator C-terminal domain-containing protein — protein sequence MGGQAVPRYSQIVAELRRRIETGELAPGDRVPSTREITRQWGVAMATATKVLTELRREGMVRAVPGVGTVVAAPSRPVRAARPAVAAHPGGPSDASSVQAALTLGRIVGAAVTVAETEGLAAVSMRRVAAELGVATMSLYRHVADKDDLLTRMMDSVMAEHPLPADAPAGWREAIELAARQLWDLFRRHPWLAPALSVTRPQMITSALPYSEWMLATLHAHGLDLQSAFTAHLTLLNYARGIAVNLEAEREAEAHSGLDSEEWMDTQEPALLAILGTGRFPMLSRLATAGYDLDLDALFEFGLQRLLDGLASLLNESSVG from the coding sequence GTGGGCGGACAGGCGGTACCGCGATACAGCCAGATCGTCGCCGAACTGCGGCGGCGGATCGAGACGGGCGAACTGGCGCCGGGCGATCGCGTGCCCTCGACCCGCGAGATCACCCGGCAGTGGGGCGTCGCCATGGCGACCGCGACCAAGGTGCTCACAGAACTGCGCCGCGAGGGCATGGTCCGCGCCGTCCCGGGCGTCGGGACGGTCGTGGCGGCCCCGAGCCGCCCGGTGCGGGCCGCCCGACCCGCTGTCGCCGCACACCCGGGTGGGCCGTCCGACGCGTCCTCGGTCCAGGCGGCGCTCACGCTCGGACGGATCGTCGGTGCCGCCGTCACGGTCGCCGAGACGGAGGGGTTGGCCGCGGTCTCGATGCGCCGGGTGGCCGCCGAGCTCGGGGTGGCGACCATGTCGCTGTACCGGCACGTGGCCGACAAGGACGACCTGCTGACGCGGATGATGGACAGTGTCATGGCGGAGCACCCATTGCCCGCCGACGCTCCGGCGGGCTGGCGGGAGGCGATCGAACTGGCGGCCCGGCAGCTCTGGGACCTGTTCCGCCGCCACCCGTGGCTCGCACCGGCCCTGTCGGTGACCCGCCCTCAGATGATCACCTCGGCACTGCCGTACAGCGAGTGGATGCTTGCCACCCTGCACGCGCACGGACTCGACCTGCAGTCCGCCTTCACCGCGCACCTCACGCTGCTCAATTACGCCCGTGGCATCGCCGTCAACCTGGAGGCGGAGCGGGAGGCCGAGGCGCACAGCGGCCTGGACAGCGAGGAGTGGATGGACACCCAGGAGCCCGCGCTCCTGGCGATTCTGGGCACCGGCCGATTCCCCATGCTCTCCCGCCTCGCCACGGCCGGTTACGACCTCGACCTCGACGCCCTCTTCGAGTTCGGCCTCCAGCGCCTCCTCGACGGCCTCGCCTCACTCCTCAACGAGAGCTCCGTCGGCTGA